The sequence ATGCTGGAGGTGATCCGCCAGGACTACATCCGCACCGCGCGCGCCAAGGGGCTGCCCGAGCGCAGTGTGGTGCTGAAGCACGCGTTGCGCAATTCGCTCATTCCCGTGATCACGCTGCTGGGACTGTACCTGCCACTCCTGTTCAGCGGCGCGGTCTTTGTCGAGACGATCTTTTCCTGGCCGGGGATGGGGCGCGTGATCGTGGACGCGATCTTCCAGCGTGACTACCCGCTGGTCATGGCCACCAGCTTCCTATTTGCCGTGATGGTCGTGCTGGGGAACCTGTTGGCGGACGTGCTCTACGCGGTGGCGGACCCGCGCATCCGGTATGACTAGTACGCCCGTTCGCGATTACGGGGGCAGCGACCCCGAGTCCGCCGCGACTGCGGCGCCGGGCCCGCTGGTGGTGGACGCGCGTGGCGCATCGCAGTGGCGGATCGCGGTGCGCCAGTTCCGGCGGGACCCCCTGGCGCTGGCTGGACTGGCCGTCATTGCGGTGTTGTATCTCCTGGCGCTGCTTGGCCCGCTGCTCACGCCCTACGATCCGCTGGCTCACGCGGATCTCGTGCGCGCAGGCCATCTGCCGCCCTCGGCCAGCCACTGGTTCGGCACCGACCGCTTCGGGCGGGACGTGCTGACCCGCATCCTGTACGGCGCGCGCATTTCGCTCGCCATCGGCCTCATTGCCATTGCCATCAGTGTGACCCTGGGCACGCTGCTGGGCGCAGTGGCGGGATACAGCGGCGGGCGCACGGACGCGGCGATCATGCGCTTCACGGACATGGTGCTCTCCTTCCCGCGACTGGTGCTGCTCATCATGATCGTCGCGCTTTTCGAGCCCTCGATTGCGCTGATCATTGTCGTGCTGGGGCTGACGCAATGGCCGGGGACCACGCGCATTGTGCGGGGCGAAGTGCTGAGCCTGCGCGAGCGCGAGTTCATCCTGGCGGCGCGCGCGCTGGGGATGAGCAGGCCCCGGATCATCCTGCGCCACCTGGTGCCGAATGTGATGGCGCCCGTGAT is a genomic window of Gemmatimonadota bacterium containing:
- a CDS encoding ABC transporter permease, which gives rise to MTSTPVRDYGGSDPESAATAAPGPLVVDARGASQWRIAVRQFRRDPLALAGLAVIAVLYLLALLGPLLTPYDPLAHADLVRAGHLPPSASHWFGTDRFGRDVLTRILYGARISLAIGLIAIAISVTLGTLLGAVAGYSGGRTDAAIMRFTDMVLSFPRLVLLIMIVALFEPSIALIIVVLGLTQWPGTTRIVRGEVLSLREREFILAARALGMSRPRIILRHLVPNVMAPVIVAATLGIGNTIVLEAGLSFLGLGVQPPTASWGNMVADGRQNLIGAWWVATFPGLAIVLTVLSFNLVGDGLRDALDPRLRR